In Phaeobacter gallaeciensis DSM 26640, a genomic segment contains:
- a CDS encoding Leu/Phe/Val dehydrogenase has protein sequence MTATLTPVATSTHEEVYRVEDTSVGLTGFIAVHSTLLGPAAGGLRMRPYASAEEALTDVKRLSEGMTYKNAAAGLALGGGKAVIIGDPATQKTPELLRAFARAIDSLNGRYITAEDMGMSPEDMAILAEETTSVAGLADGEYASGDPSPITARGIFNAIRTAWEHKTGEIDLTDRVVSVQGLGHVGWYLCDFLNKAGAKLIVTDVNMAQVTRAVEAFGATAVAPDEIYAVEADIFAPCAIGGILNSNTIPQLKVALVAGGANNQLASPADATALHQRGILYAPDFVANGGGIINVATEIQKIRNRNSFVADRLEALEVTMAAILTQAAADDVSPDAVAIATVQAKMTPKAA, from the coding sequence ATGACAGCCACACTCACCCCCGTCGCCACCTCGACACATGAAGAAGTCTACCGCGTCGAGGATACCTCGGTCGGCCTCACTGGTTTTATCGCTGTGCATTCCACACTACTCGGTCCAGCGGCAGGTGGTCTGCGGATGCGCCCCTATGCCAGCGCCGAAGAGGCGCTGACCGATGTCAAACGCCTGAGCGAAGGCATGACCTACAAGAACGCGGCCGCAGGCCTTGCGCTTGGCGGTGGCAAGGCTGTCATCATTGGCGACCCCGCAACCCAGAAAACACCCGAACTGCTGCGCGCCTTTGCCCGTGCCATCGACAGTCTGAATGGCCGTTACATCACCGCCGAAGACATGGGCATGAGCCCCGAAGATATGGCGATCCTGGCCGAGGAAACCACCTCCGTCGCCGGGTTGGCCGATGGGGAATACGCCTCCGGCGACCCCTCGCCAATCACCGCCCGCGGCATCTTCAACGCCATCCGCACCGCATGGGAGCACAAGACCGGGGAAATCGACCTCACCGATCGGGTTGTCTCCGTTCAGGGGCTTGGTCACGTGGGCTGGTATCTCTGCGACTTCCTCAACAAGGCTGGCGCCAAGCTGATCGTCACTGATGTGAACATGGCTCAGGTCACCCGTGCCGTCGAGGCCTTCGGCGCCACAGCCGTTGCCCCGGATGAGATCTACGCCGTTGAGGCGGATATCTTTGCCCCCTGCGCCATTGGTGGCATTCTCAACAGCAACACCATTCCTCAGCTGAAGGTGGCTCTGGTGGCCGGCGGCGCCAACAACCAGCTTGCCTCCCCTGCGGACGCAACGGCCCTGCACCAGCGCGGCATTCTCTACGCCCCCGATTTCGTGGCCAATGGTGGCGGCATCATCAATGTCGCAACCGAAATCCAGAAGATTCGCAACCGCAACAGCTTTGTTGCCGACCGGCTGGAGGCGCTTGAGGTGACCATGGCGGCAATCCTGACGCAGGCGGCCGCAGATGATGTCAGCCCCGACGCGGTCGCCATCGCCACCGTGCAGGCGAAAATGACGCCAAAGGCCGCCTAA